Proteins encoded in a region of the Salinicoccus sp. RF5 genome:
- a CDS encoding PolC-type DNA polymerase III has translation MKGKDQFNILLEQAGIRGNEDYLATGTLKKVVSDDDRRLWEFHLHFEQMIPASLRSMMEKSIEDAFSNIADTKLVISADHYTDKDVIDYLEYALININVNENIRFQLLNCDKQFKGGVLAFSVQNEIEVAHFNKHINGNLTDAYTTYGMPISAVEFHADKALDTDRRTKLEARLKEEKTELVQGFIEQQKDNEAEMKQQQETVVKQIGKSMNMNDIRPLETVVEEEFNVKVEGVIFDSEVRELRTGRKILQLKITDYTDSIAAKMFSRHGKNDDAVFDALSKNDWVVIEGNVEYDEFSRDMVLMIRNLNVIHKPEKTDRSEEKRVELHLHSEMSQMDGLRNIGEYVKRAADYGHKAIAVTDHSNVQAYPDAYYAAQANGIKMIYGMEGLLVDDGAPIAYKPQDIVLDAHEYVVFDVETTGLSSKYDKIIELAGVKVKDGEIIDRFERFSNPNEPLTETIKEITGITDDMLVDAPPISEVITDFKEWVGDAIFVAHNASFDMGFIEAAYSKEGLGSYTNGVIDTLELSRAINKDFKKHGLNILAKKYNVELTQHHRAIYDAEATAYIFIKMLSQIRKLGIDNHSHINEKLADSDSYKRAMPTHVTLLVQNQEGLKNLFKIVSASLTDHFYKTPRIRKQVLEKYRSGILIGSACDSGEVFTTMMQKSYDQAKKVAGFYDYLEIFPKALYSRLLDREIVRDEKTLEEIITNIITLGDELNKPVVATGNVHYLDESDKLCRDILVKSNPGNPLSRGRLPDAHFRTTDEMLEGFAFLDADVRKEVVIDAPNGIADSIEEVVPIQDKLYTPNIEGANDEIRELSYSNARSLYGDDLPEIVVERLEKELDSIIGNGFAVIYLISQKLVKKSLNDGYLVGSRGSVGSSFVATMTEITEVNPLPPHYVCPECRTSEFFMDGSVSSGYDLPDKDCGTCGSALIKEGQDIPFETFLGFKGDKVPDIDLNFSGDYQPVAHNYTKELFGEDKVFRAGTIGTVAEKTAFGYVKGFLNDNGLHRRGAEIDRLVLGCSGVKRTTGQHPGGIIVVPDYMDIFDFTPIQYPADDIESEWKTTHFDFHSIHDNLLKLDILGHDDPTMIRMLQDLSGIDPKTVPVDDQETMSLFNSPEVLGVTEEDIVCRTGTLGVPEFGTGFVRQMLEDTRPSTFSELVQISGLSHGTDVWLGNAQDLIRSGTCDLKNVIGCRDDIMVYLMYQGLEPSLAFNIMEKVRKGKGLSEEHESAMREQGVPGWYIDSCKKIKYMFPKAHAAAYVLMAVRIAYFKVHYPLYYYASYFTVRASDFDLLTMVKDSTTIKHKVKEMNQRFQELTKKEKDTLIVLELANEMAQRGYKIRPVDVEKSDSTEFKIEGDALIPPFLAVPGLGASVARRIVEAREEEPFISKEDLNKRAGVSPKIVDYLTELGSLNHLPDKAQLSIFDM, from the coding sequence GTGAAGGGAAAGGACCAGTTCAACATCCTGCTCGAACAGGCAGGCATCAGGGGAAATGAAGACTATCTGGCCACGGGGACATTGAAGAAGGTCGTGTCCGATGATGATAGAAGACTGTGGGAGTTCCACCTGCATTTCGAACAGATGATACCTGCCTCCTTAAGGAGCATGATGGAAAAAAGCATCGAGGATGCCTTTTCGAATATCGCAGATACGAAGTTGGTCATTTCTGCAGACCATTACACGGATAAGGATGTCATCGACTATCTGGAGTATGCCCTCATCAACATCAATGTCAATGAGAACATCCGCTTCCAGCTGCTCAACTGTGACAAGCAGTTCAAGGGCGGCGTTTTGGCGTTTTCAGTACAGAATGAAATTGAAGTGGCACATTTCAACAAGCATATCAACGGCAACCTCACCGATGCCTACACCACGTACGGCATGCCGATCAGTGCAGTGGAATTCCATGCCGACAAGGCGCTCGATACCGATCGCCGGACGAAGCTTGAGGCACGCCTGAAAGAAGAGAAGACGGAACTCGTACAGGGCTTCATCGAACAGCAGAAGGATAATGAAGCGGAGATGAAGCAACAGCAGGAAACGGTCGTCAAGCAGATCGGCAAATCCATGAACATGAATGATATCCGCCCGCTTGAAACGGTTGTGGAGGAAGAGTTCAACGTCAAGGTTGAAGGGGTCATCTTCGATTCTGAAGTCAGGGAACTCCGGACCGGACGCAAGATACTCCAGCTGAAGATCACCGACTACACCGATTCGATCGCCGCGAAGATGTTCTCGCGGCATGGCAAGAATGACGATGCCGTCTTCGATGCCCTGTCGAAGAACGACTGGGTGGTCATCGAAGGCAACGTGGAATACGATGAATTTTCAAGGGATATGGTGCTCATGATCCGCAACCTTAATGTCATCCATAAGCCTGAGAAGACGGATCGTAGTGAAGAGAAGCGTGTGGAGCTCCACCTGCATTCGGAAATGAGCCAGATGGATGGCCTCAGGAATATCGGGGAATATGTCAAACGGGCGGCCGACTATGGCCACAAGGCCATTGCGGTCACCGACCACAGCAATGTACAGGCCTATCCGGATGCCTACTACGCTGCACAGGCGAACGGCATCAAGATGATCTATGGCATGGAAGGGCTGCTTGTCGATGATGGTGCGCCGATCGCCTACAAGCCCCAGGATATCGTACTCGATGCCCATGAGTATGTGGTCTTCGACGTGGAGACTACAGGCCTGTCCTCTAAATATGACAAGATCATCGAACTCGCCGGCGTAAAGGTGAAGGATGGCGAAATCATCGACCGTTTCGAGCGCTTCAGCAACCCGAATGAGCCGCTGACGGAAACCATCAAGGAGATTACGGGCATCACGGATGATATGCTGGTGGATGCACCACCGATTTCAGAAGTCATCACAGATTTCAAGGAGTGGGTCGGCGATGCGATATTCGTCGCCCACAACGCGAGCTTCGACATGGGCTTCATAGAAGCGGCCTACAGCAAGGAAGGCCTCGGTTCCTACACCAACGGCGTCATCGATACGCTCGAACTGTCCCGTGCAATCAACAAGGATTTCAAAAAGCACGGACTGAACATACTCGCGAAGAAATATAATGTGGAGCTGACCCAGCACCACCGGGCCATCTATGATGCGGAGGCGACGGCCTATATCTTCATCAAGATGCTGTCGCAGATCAGGAAGCTCGGCATAGACAACCACAGCCACATCAACGAAAAGCTTGCCGACTCCGATTCCTACAAGCGGGCCATGCCGACGCATGTCACTCTGCTCGTACAGAACCAGGAGGGGCTGAAGAACCTGTTCAAGATCGTCTCCGCCTCACTGACCGACCACTTCTATAAGACACCGCGGATCAGGAAGCAGGTGCTTGAAAAATACCGGTCCGGCATACTGATCGGCAGTGCGTGCGATTCCGGTGAAGTGTTCACGACCATGATGCAGAAGTCATATGACCAGGCGAAGAAGGTCGCGGGCTTCTACGACTATCTTGAAATCTTCCCTAAAGCGCTCTACAGCCGGCTGCTCGATCGTGAAATTGTACGCGATGAAAAGACCCTGGAGGAGATCATCACAAACATCATCACACTCGGTGACGAGCTGAACAAGCCGGTCGTCGCCACAGGCAACGTGCACTATCTGGATGAATCGGACAAGCTCTGCCGGGACATCCTTGTGAAGAGCAATCCGGGGAATCCTCTTTCACGCGGACGTCTGCCGGATGCGCATTTCAGGACGACGGATGAAATGCTGGAAGGGTTCGCCTTCTTGGACGCGGATGTCAGGAAGGAAGTCGTCATAGACGCACCGAACGGCATTGCAGACAGTATAGAAGAGGTCGTCCCGATCCAGGACAAGCTCTATACCCCGAACATTGAAGGGGCGAATGATGAAATCAGGGAACTCAGCTACAGCAATGCCCGTAGCCTTTACGGGGATGACCTTCCCGAAATTGTGGTCGAGCGGCTTGAAAAGGAGCTCGACAGCATCATCGGCAACGGTTTTGCAGTCATCTACCTGATCAGTCAGAAGCTCGTCAAGAAGTCCCTTAATGACGGCTATCTCGTCGGTTCACGGGGGTCCGTCGGTTCGAGCTTCGTCGCGACGATGACCGAAATCACAGAAGTCAATCCGCTGCCGCCGCACTACGTGTGTCCCGAATGCCGGACGAGTGAATTCTTCATGGACGGCAGTGTGAGCTCGGGCTATGACCTGCCCGATAAGGATTGCGGCACATGCGGTTCGGCCCTCATCAAGGAGGGGCAGGACATTCCATTCGAAACCTTCCTCGGATTCAAGGGCGACAAGGTGCCGGATATCGACTTGAACTTCAGCGGTGACTACCAGCCGGTCGCGCACAACTATACGAAGGAACTCTTCGGTGAAGACAAGGTCTTCCGTGCGGGAACGATCGGCACCGTCGCAGAGAAGACGGCCTTCGGCTACGTCAAAGGCTTCCTGAACGACAATGGCCTCCATCGGCGGGGCGCGGAGATCGACCGGCTCGTCCTCGGATGCAGCGGGGTCAAGCGGACGACCGGACAGCACCCGGGGGGCATCATCGTCGTTCCGGACTATATGGACATCTTCGATTTCACGCCGATCCAGTACCCTGCGGATGATATAGAATCGGAATGGAAGACGACGCACTTCGACTTCCATTCCATCCACGATAACCTGCTCAAGCTGGACATACTCGGACACGATGATCCGACGATGATCCGCATGCTGCAGGACCTTTCGGGCATCGATCCGAAGACGGTGCCCGTGGATGATCAGGAGACGATGTCGCTCTTCAATTCACCGGAAGTGCTCGGCGTCACTGAAGAGGATATCGTATGCCGGACAGGCACGCTCGGCGTACCGGAGTTCGGTACAGGATTCGTGCGGCAGATGCTTGAGGATACTCGGCCTTCGACATTCAGTGAGCTCGTACAGATCTCAGGCCTGTCACACGGGACCGACGTATGGCTCGGCAACGCCCAGGACCTCATCAGAAGCGGCACATGCGACCTCAAGAACGTCATCGGCTGCCGGGACGACATTATGGTCTACCTGATGTATCAGGGGCTCGAACCTTCTCTTGCCTTCAACATCATGGAGAAGGTGAGGAAGGGGAAGGGACTTTCCGAAGAGCATGAATCCGCAATGCGTGAGCAGGGTGTACCGGGCTGGTACATCGATTCATGCAAGAAGATCAAATACATGTTCCCGAAAGCCCACGCGGCGGCCTATGTACTCATGGCCGTGCGGATCGCATATTTCAAGGTGCATTATCCGCTCTACTACTATGCAAGCTATTTCACCGTACGCGCCTCGGACTTCGACCTGTTGACGATGGTCAAGGACAGCACGACGATCAAGCATAAGGTGAAGGAGATGAACCAGCGGTTCCAGGAGCTGACCAAAAAGGAGAAGGATACGCTCATCGTACTGGAACTGGCGAATGAAATGGCGCAGCGCGGCTATAAGATCCGCCCGGTGGATGTCGAGAAGTCGGACAGCACCGAATTCAAGATCGAAGGGGACGCGCTCATACCGCCGTTCCTCGCTGTACCGGGTCTCGGGGCAAGCGTCGCAAGGCGCATCGTCGAGGCGCGTGAAGAGGAGCCGTTCATCTCCAAGGAGGACTTGAACAAGCGTGCAGGCGTCTCTCCGAAGATCGTGGACTACCTGACCGAACTCGGCAGCCTGAACCACCTGCCGGACAAGGCCCAGCTGTCGATCTTCGACATGTAG
- a CDS encoding proline--tRNA ligase, with the protein MRQSRMFIPTMRETPQDADSLSHRLMLKSGMIKQMASGIYTYLPITKLVLNNIEQIVREEMNDIDGVEIHMPVLHPKELWQESGRWEAYGSELMRMKDRHERDFALGPTHEEIVTALLRDELKSYKKLPLTLFQIQTKFRDELRPRYGLLRGREFIMKDAYSFHSNEASLDETYHDMYKAYSNIFSRVGLNYRAVEADSGAIGGSHTHEFMALADIGEDTIAYTDGSNYAANIEKAGCPIPEVEELNSDREVEKVATPAVSTCSSLAEFLDITLEETTKTMIMRVDNDYVMILLRGDHELNDVKLKSHFGTDDIDFATDEEIENLLSASPGSLGPVGTDLPVYLDHQVRNMQDYPTGANESGYHFINVNHGRDFEVEAFGDFRFITEGEMAQDGSGPVKFMRGIEVGQVFKLGTKYSEAMNLNVLDENGRSVPVLMGCYGVGISRTLSAIIESHHDDRGIIWPKAVTPFDVHIITANPKDKQAAEIAETLYEDLGKHYRVLYDDRKERAGVKFADSDLIGLPYRIVVGRAAKEGKVEVKARDSEESMELSIDDVKQYLEVNY; encoded by the coding sequence ATGAGACAATCCAGAATGTTTATACCAACAATGCGTGAAACGCCGCAGGATGCTGACAGCCTGAGCCACCGCCTGATGCTGAAATCGGGGATGATCAAGCAGATGGCAAGTGGCATATATACCTATCTGCCGATCACCAAGCTCGTTCTGAACAACATCGAACAGATCGTCAGGGAAGAGATGAACGACATCGACGGTGTGGAGATCCATATGCCTGTGCTGCATCCGAAGGAACTATGGCAGGAGTCCGGCCGCTGGGAGGCGTACGGCAGTGAACTGATGCGCATGAAGGACCGCCACGAGCGCGATTTCGCCCTCGGTCCGACACATGAGGAAATCGTGACGGCGCTATTGCGCGACGAATTGAAGAGCTACAAGAAGCTCCCGTTGACCCTGTTCCAGATCCAGACGAAATTCCGGGATGAACTCCGTCCACGGTATGGACTTTTGCGCGGACGTGAATTCATCATGAAGGATGCCTACTCCTTCCACAGCAACGAAGCGTCACTGGATGAAACATATCATGATATGTACAAGGCCTATTCGAACATCTTCAGCCGCGTTGGATTGAATTACCGTGCAGTCGAAGCGGATTCCGGAGCAATCGGCGGCAGCCATACCCATGAATTCATGGCGCTTGCGGACATCGGCGAAGATACGATCGCCTACACCGATGGCAGCAACTATGCAGCAAACATCGAGAAGGCGGGATGTCCGATACCGGAAGTTGAGGAATTGAACAGCGACAGGGAAGTCGAGAAGGTGGCGACACCAGCTGTCTCCACATGCAGCTCCCTTGCAGAATTCCTCGACATCACCTTGGAGGAGACGACGAAGACGATGATCATGCGTGTCGATAATGACTACGTGATGATCCTGCTCCGTGGAGACCATGAGCTGAATGATGTGAAGCTCAAGTCCCACTTCGGAACCGATGACATTGACTTTGCCACCGATGAAGAGATCGAGAACCTGCTGAGTGCTTCGCCAGGGAGCCTTGGACCGGTGGGGACGGACCTGCCGGTATACCTGGACCACCAGGTCAGGAATATGCAGGACTATCCGACAGGGGCGAACGAGAGCGGATATCATTTCATCAATGTCAATCATGGTCGGGATTTCGAAGTTGAAGCGTTCGGAGATTTCCGTTTCATCACCGAAGGTGAAATGGCACAGGACGGCAGCGGTCCGGTCAAGTTCATGAGGGGCATCGAAGTCGGCCAGGTATTTAAACTGGGCACCAAGTATTCCGAAGCGATGAACCTGAATGTACTCGATGAGAATGGCAGAAGCGTGCCTGTACTCATGGGCTGCTATGGCGTCGGCATTTCCCGCACCCTGTCCGCCATCATCGAAAGCCATCATGACGACCGGGGCATCATCTGGCCGAAGGCCGTCACGCCGTTCGATGTGCATATCATCACCGCCAACCCTAAGGACAAGCAAGCAGCGGAAATCGCAGAGACCCTCTATGAAGATCTTGGAAAGCACTATCGTGTGCTGTACGATGACAGGAAAGAGCGCGCAGGTGTGAAATTCGCAGACTCCGACCTGATCGGCCTGCCGTACAGGATCGTTGTCGGCCGCGCCGCCAAAGAGGGGAAAGTGGAAGTGAAGGCAAGGGACAGTGAAGAATCCATGGAACTGTCCATCGATGACGTGAAGCAGTATCTGGAAGTGAACTATTAA
- the rseP gene encoding RIP metalloprotease RseP has protein sequence MTGILAFIVVFGVLVTVHELGHLIFAKRAGIMCPEFAIGMGPKIFSHKYNDTLYTVRLLPVGGYVRMASEEMEVNPLNAGMRVQLKVDEKDDITHIILDDKHNFTQIEEVEVIESDITKEMYIRATRLHDGEEVTYNLAHEAYFVENSQLERIAPKESRFESKSVGHRFMTLAAGPLMNFVLAFVLFTVLFYVQGKPTDEAVVGFVAEDTPAEEAGLQEGDRLETINGETVDDWNDMSAIIQEQGEQPLDIEVANDGESRTVEMTPVVETTELPDGETSERLIIGIGAEMERGMFSPILWGAEQTVQMSTMIFDLVVNMFLSIFEGTFSFDMLNGPVGIYKVTEEVAAQGLITLINFTAILSVNLGIMNLLPIPALDGGRILFVLYEGIFRKPLNKKVELNIQLVGVLFLLMVMILVTWNDIKTFFL, from the coding sequence ATGACCGGCATTTTAGCTTTTATTGTTGTCTTTGGTGTGCTGGTGACGGTTCACGAACTCGGACACCTGATCTTTGCCAAACGGGCCGGTATCATGTGTCCCGAATTTGCCATCGGCATGGGACCGAAGATATTTTCACATAAATATAATGATACGCTCTATACCGTACGGCTGTTGCCCGTCGGCGGCTATGTGCGGATGGCTTCCGAAGAGATGGAAGTCAATCCATTGAATGCCGGCATGCGTGTACAGCTCAAGGTGGATGAAAAGGATGACATCACGCATATCATCCTCGATGACAAGCACAACTTCACCCAGATAGAGGAAGTGGAAGTGATCGAATCCGATATCACGAAAGAGATGTACATCCGCGCGACCCGTCTCCATGATGGAGAGGAGGTCACCTATAACCTGGCGCACGAAGCCTACTTCGTCGAGAATTCGCAATTGGAGCGCATCGCGCCAAAGGAGTCGCGTTTCGAGTCTAAGTCGGTCGGACACCGGTTCATGACGCTTGCTGCGGGACCGCTGATGAACTTCGTCCTGGCATTCGTCCTCTTCACGGTGCTGTTCTATGTGCAGGGGAAACCCACGGATGAAGCGGTCGTCGGTTTTGTTGCAGAGGATACACCTGCTGAGGAAGCGGGTCTCCAGGAAGGGGATCGCCTCGAAACCATCAATGGTGAAACCGTGGATGACTGGAATGATATGTCTGCCATCATCCAGGAGCAGGGTGAACAGCCGCTCGATATTGAAGTGGCCAATGACGGTGAATCTCGGACAGTGGAGATGACGCCGGTCGTCGAAACTACGGAGCTCCCGGATGGTGAAACGTCGGAAAGGCTCATCATCGGCATCGGAGCCGAGATGGAGCGCGGTATGTTCTCCCCGATACTGTGGGGTGCAGAGCAGACCGTCCAGATGAGCACCATGATTTTTGATCTGGTGGTCAATATGTTTTTGAGCATATTTGAGGGGACATTCTCCTTTGATATGCTGAACGGACCGGTCGGCATATACAAGGTGACGGAGGAGGTGGCGGCCCAGGGGCTGATCACACTGATAAACTTCACCGCCATACTGAGCGTCAACCTTGGCATCATGAACCTGCTGCCGATTCCGGCACTTGACGGGGGACGCATCCTGTTCGTCCTCTATGAAGGCATCTTCAGGAAACCTTTGAACAAGAAGGTGGAACTGAACATCCAGCTGGTTGGTGTGCTGTTCCTGCTGATGGTCATGATCCTTGTAACATGGAACGACATAAAGACATTTTTCCTTTAG
- the dxr gene encoding 1-deoxy-D-xylulose-5-phosphate reductoisomerase has translation MKKISILGATGSIGTQALTVIGNNPEQFELGSISIGRNIEGLEKILESFRPKLVSVMKDSDRLELKGRYPDIEFICGREGLMAVAADDADILLTAVMGSVGLGPTLAAIDAGKDIALANKETLVAAGEIVMERAREKGVSIIPVDSEHSAIFQCLRGEDLREMKRIILTASGGSFRDLSREGLRDVTLEHALDHPNWSMGRKITIDSATMMNKGLEVIEAKWLFDAEVDQISTILHRESTIHSMVEFVDNSIMAQMGTPDMKTAIQFAFSHPKRLPMDNPMDLDALSQLNFKPMDLERFRMLALAYDALRTGGTMPAVMNAANEYAVNRFLEGEISFLEIEEIVESRMYGHEAVQNPDLDTILYYDRLYKSDMR, from the coding sequence ATGAAAAAAATTTCCATACTTGGTGCAACAGGCTCCATCGGGACACAGGCGCTGACAGTCATAGGGAACAACCCTGAGCAGTTCGAACTCGGCAGCATCTCGATCGGCAGGAATATAGAGGGTCTTGAGAAGATCCTTGAATCATTCAGGCCGAAGCTTGTGAGCGTGATGAAGGACTCGGACCGCCTAGAGTTGAAAGGCAGGTATCCCGATATCGAGTTCATATGTGGCCGGGAGGGACTCATGGCGGTTGCAGCCGATGACGCGGATATCCTGCTCACAGCTGTAATGGGCAGCGTCGGCCTTGGTCCGACCCTGGCTGCAATCGACGCGGGCAAGGACATTGCACTTGCAAACAAGGAGACGCTTGTTGCCGCAGGCGAAATCGTAATGGAGAGGGCCAGGGAGAAGGGCGTCTCGATCATTCCCGTCGATTCGGAGCATTCTGCAATATTCCAGTGCCTGAGGGGTGAGGACCTGCGTGAAATGAAGCGCATCATCCTGACTGCAAGCGGGGGATCATTCAGGGACCTCTCGAGGGAGGGACTCCGGGATGTGACACTCGAGCACGCACTCGACCATCCCAACTGGTCGATGGGCCGCAAGATTACGATCGATTCCGCGACAATGATGAACAAGGGACTTGAAGTCATCGAGGCCAAATGGCTCTTTGATGCGGAAGTGGATCAGATTTCCACAATCCTGCACCGGGAGAGTACGATCCATTCCATGGTCGAGTTCGTCGACAACAGCATCATGGCACAGATGGGGACGCCTGATATGAAGACGGCCATCCAGTTTGCATTCAGCCATCCGAAAAGGCTGCCGATGGATAATCCCATGGACCTCGATGCCCTCAGCCAGCTCAATTTCAAACCGATGGATCTTGAGCGGTTCCGGATGCTTGCACTCGCATATGATGCCCTTCGTACAGGCGGCACGATGCCAGCTGTCATGAATGCCGCGAACGAATACGCAGTGAACCGTTTCCTTGAGGGGGAAATATCCTTTTTGGAAATCGAGGAGATTGTGGAGTCGCGCATGTATGGCCATGAGGCAGTTCAGAACCCGGATCTCGATACGATTCTCTACTACGACCGGCTCTACAAGTCTGATATGAGGTGA
- a CDS encoding phosphatidate cytidylyltransferase, with protein MKTRTITAIIALSIFVPIVVLGSWPLLITVFLLAYTALYEILKMNRIHIFSIPGMLSMVALFIVMMPQESYMPYISMFQVDLIIVMALLMLSFTVISKNRFSFVDMGFCVLAVAYVGIGFMYFYETREEGIIYILYGLLIVWVTDTGAYLFGRALGRRKLWPQISPNKTLEGFLGGIFCSVLLALLFYLMGWIEGVHVLLFLLLTMILSMFGQLGDLVESALKRHFDVKDSGRLLPGHGGVLDRFDSFIFVLPLMNILPIIT; from the coding sequence ATGAAGACGCGGACGATAACAGCGATCATCGCCTTATCAATATTTGTACCCATTGTCGTTTTGGGCTCATGGCCCCTGCTGATTACAGTCTTCCTTCTGGCCTATACAGCACTGTATGAAATACTCAAGATGAACCGTATCCACATTTTCTCGATTCCGGGGATGCTCTCAATGGTGGCGCTCTTCATCGTCATGATGCCACAGGAATCCTATATGCCCTATATATCGATGTTCCAGGTCGACCTGATCATCGTCATGGCACTGCTCATGCTGAGTTTCACCGTCATCAGCAAGAATAGGTTCTCCTTCGTGGATATGGGATTCTGCGTACTTGCAGTGGCGTATGTCGGCATCGGCTTCATGTATTTCTACGAAACGCGGGAAGAGGGGATCATCTACATACTGTACGGTCTGCTGATCGTCTGGGTCACCGACACAGGCGCCTATCTTTTCGGCCGTGCACTGGGGAGAAGGAAGCTATGGCCCCAGATCAGCCCAAACAAGACGCTGGAAGGCTTTCTTGGAGGCATATTCTGCAGCGTCCTGCTGGCTCTCCTGTTCTATCTGATGGGCTGGATTGAAGGCGTACATGTCCTCCTGTTCCTGCTGCTTACAATGATACTGAGTATGTTCGGACAGCTCGGGGACCTTGTGGAATCCGCATTGAAGCGCCATTTTGACGTCAAGGATTCAGGGCGTCTGCTGCCGGGTCATGGCGGTGTGCTGGACCGTTTCGACAGCTTCATCTTCGTCCTGCCCCTGATGAACATTTTACCGATCATAACTTAA
- a CDS encoding isoprenyl transferase encodes MFGWKKQKRTGSEKELPEHIAIIMDGNGRYAKQKNKPRVNGHYEGMQNVKRITRHASDLGIKYLTLYAFSTENWSRPKSEVNYLMKLPGDFLGTFLPELIEKNVKVTTIGNLDALPIHTRKAVQQAVDKTSLNTGLNLIFALNYGGRDELIQAFRKMAHDVEDGNLAPEDITAEMVDHHLMTCTIPDPEMLIRTSGEYRLSNFLLWQSSYSELFFTETLWPEFTTEELDQMISQYRKRERRFGGLNKEEE; translated from the coding sequence ATGTTTGGTTGGAAGAAGCAAAAGAGAACCGGTTCCGAAAAAGAGCTGCCTGAACATATCGCCATCATCATGGATGGCAATGGCAGGTACGCCAAACAGAAAAATAAACCACGGGTAAACGGTCATTATGAAGGCATGCAGAATGTAAAGCGCATCACAAGGCATGCTTCAGATCTCGGCATCAAGTATCTGACTCTATATGCTTTTTCCACGGAGAACTGGTCGCGGCCGAAAAGCGAAGTGAACTATCTGATGAAACTGCCGGGGGATTTCCTCGGAACGTTTCTGCCGGAACTCATAGAGAAGAACGTCAAGGTAACCACCATAGGCAATTTGGACGCCCTGCCGATACATACGAGAAAAGCCGTACAGCAGGCGGTCGACAAGACTTCCCTCAATACGGGACTCAACCTCATCTTCGCCCTCAACTATGGCGGGCGGGATGAGCTCATCCAGGCATTTAGGAAGATGGCACACGATGTTGAAGACGGCAATCTCGCCCCGGAAGATATTACGGCTGAGATGGTGGACCACCATCTCATGACATGCACAATCCCCGATCCCGAAATGCTGATCCGCACAAGCGGTGAATACAGGCTGAGCAATTTCCTGCTGTGGCAGTCATCATACAGTGAGCTTTTTTTCACTGAGACGCTATGGCCTGAATTTACAACAGAAGAACTCGATCAGATGATTTCACAGTACAGGAAACGTGAGAGAAGGTTCGGGGGACTTAACAAAGAGGAGGAATGA
- the frr gene encoding ribosome recycling factor, translating to MSESVLKDAKSKMQKSLESLSRELATIRTGRANSNMLDRVTVDYYGAPTPVNQLAGISVPEARMLTVTPYDKGSVDDVLKAIQQADLGVNPTSDGTMIRITVPQLTEERRKEFVKDARKEGENAKVAVRNIRRDANDELKRLEKDGELTEDDLRSYTEDVQQLTNDYIDQIDKMCDEKETDIMEV from the coding sequence ATGAGTGAATCAGTCTTAAAAGATGCCAAGTCAAAAATGCAGAAGTCACTGGAAAGCTTGAGCAGGGAACTTGCTACAATCCGTACAGGCCGTGCAAACTCCAACATGCTCGACCGTGTGACGGTGGACTATTACGGTGCGCCGACCCCCGTCAATCAGCTCGCAGGCATCTCTGTGCCTGAAGCACGGATGCTCACAGTGACACCATACGACAAAGGTTCGGTCGATGATGTCCTGAAGGCCATCCAGCAGGCCGATCTTGGTGTAAATCCTACAAGCGACGGCACGATGATCCGCATCACCGTCCCACAGCTGACGGAGGAACGCCGCAAGGAATTCGTCAAGGATGCGCGCAAGGAAGGCGAGAATGCCAAAGTTGCCGTCCGCAACATCAGACGTGATGCGAACGACGAATTGAAGCGTCTTGAAAAAGATGGCGAACTGACTGAAGATGACCTCAGAAGCTATACAGAAGATGTACAGCAGCTGACGAATGACTACATCGATCAGATCGACAAGATGTGTGACGAAAAAGAAACCGACATCATGGAAGTCTGA